From one Humulus lupulus chromosome 8, drHumLupu1.1, whole genome shotgun sequence genomic stretch:
- the LOC133796710 gene encoding uncharacterized protein LOC133796710, giving the protein MSIACGVPILECVYCLGCARWVWLKCLYTAGYESENWGLATAEEFEPIPRLCRLILAVYEDDLRNPLWAPPGGYGIDPDCVILRKNYEETEGQVPPYMVYLDHENADIVLAIRGLNLAKESDYAVLLDNKLGQTKFDGGYVHNGLLKAAVRVFDVEWKGLRELVEIHPTYTLTFTGHSLGAGVVALLTMVALQNREKLGTIVRKRIRCYAMAPARCVSLNLAVRYADVINSVVLQDDFLPRTTTALEDVFRSLFCLPCLLCIMCMKDTCTLEEKRLKDPRRLYAPGRLYHIVERKPFRMGRFPPVVRTAVPVDGRFEHLVLSCNATTDHAIIWIERESQRALDLMLEEYRIMEIPEKQRMERQEFLVREHSEEYRAALQRAVALDIPHAISSSPYGTFHENEEGENSSRSAGEMSILSFRKLRESWDSFIERLFDVDESGHMVFKRATL; this is encoded by the exons ATGTCAATCGCCTGTGGGGTTCCTATCCTTGAGTGTGTATACTGTCTTGGCTGTGCTCGTTGGGTGTGGTTAAAGTGCCTCTACACTGCTGGCTATGAGAGTGAAAACTGGGGTCTAGCTACTGCTGAAGAATTCGAGCCCATTCCCCGCCTCTGTCGTCTAATTCTTGCTGTATACGAAGATGATCTACGTAACCCACTTTGGGCACCCCCTGGAGGATATGGCATTGATCCTGATTGTGTGATCTTAAGAAAAAACTATGAAGAAACTGAGGGTCAGGTTCCTCCTTATATGGTTTATCTTGATCATGAGAATGCTGATATAGTGCTGGCTATTAGAGGCCTCAATCTAGCAAAGGAGAGTGATTATGCAGTTTTACTTGATAACAAGCTGGGGCAAACAAAATTTGACGGTGGCTATGTTCATAATGGGTTACTGAAGGCTGCAGTACGTGTTTTTGATGTGGAGTGGAAGGGTTTGAGGGAATTAGTAGAAATACATCCGACATATACCTTGACTTTTACTGGGCATTCCCTAGGAGCAGGGGTGGTGGCATTGTTGACAATGGTGGCACTTCAAAATCGTGAGAAACTGGGAACCATTGTGAGGAAGAGGATCAGATGCTATGCGATGGCCCCTGCTCGTTGTGTGTCTCTGAATTTGGCTGTGAGATATGCGGATGTTATTAATTCAGTAGTACTCCAG GATGATTTCTTACCTCGGACAACAACTGCTCTAGAAGATGTATTCAGATCACTTTTCTG TTTGCCTTGTTTACTCTGCATAATGTGCATGAAAGATACATGCACATTGGAGGAAAAGAGGCTCAAAGACCCAAGAAGGCTATATGCCCCCGGTCGTCTTTATCATATCGTTGAACGAAAACCCTTCAG GATGGGAAGATTTCCACCAGTAGTAAGAACAGCAGTGCCAGTGGATGGGAGATTTGAGCACTTGGTTCTTTCATGTAATGCAACAACTGACCATGCCATTATTTGGATAGAGAGAGAATCTCAAAGGGCTCTTGAT CTAATGCTGGAAGAATATCGAATAATGGAGATTCCGGAAAAGCAGAGGATGGAGCGGCAAGAGTTTCTTGTCCGAGAACATAGCGAGGAGTACAGAGCAGCCCTTCAGCGGGCTGTGGCTTTGGATATTCCGCATGCTATCTCATCCTCGCCTTATGGGACATTCCATGAAAACGAGGAAGGGGAGAATTCTAGCAGGTCAGCCGGGGAGATGTCAATATTGTCATTCAGGAAATTGAGGGAAAGCTGGGATAGTTTCATTGAGAGACTGTTTGACGTGGATGAGTCTGGTCACATGGTATTTAAGAGGGCCACCTTGTAA
- the LOC133796709 gene encoding beta-amylase 7 isoform X1, with product MASEMHKLIGTSEEDDEEEMEMDVKEEDGDDEERRKHAAASASVMVGFDGGMPTSSSNNNHQFQQLQQGQEVSTPGGGGARRCRPLEEKERTKLRERHRRAITAKILAGLRRHGNYNLRVRADINDVIAALAREAGWVVLPDGTTFPSRSQPQGSRHAGVNSTVATSSSGHTAPQQTAPSSLRGGAAGYQSSVDYNANRMKGVYMPCSSPYDISTSARSQTSTMVGDGGEQSESQPHIVGSIDTIDDKQVVDISPKLSERDYSSTPYIPVYVMLPLGVVNMKCELVDPDGLLKQLRVLKSVNVDGVAVDCWWGIVEAHAPQEYNWNGYKRLFQMVRELKLKLQVMMSFHECGGNVGDDVCIPLPHWVAEIGRNNPDIFFTDREGRRNPECLSWGIDKERVLRGRTAVEVYFDYMRSFRIEFNEFFEEGIISMILVGLGPCGELRYPSCPVKHGWRYPGIGEFQCYDQYLLKSLRKAADARGHSFWARGPDNAGSYNSQPHETGFFCDGGDYDGYYGRFFLNWYSKVLVDHGERVLSLAKLAFEGTCIAAKLSGIHWWYKTASHAAELTAGFYNSCNRDGYAAIMSMLSKHGAALNFTCAELHMLNHHEDFQEALADPEGLVWQVLNAAWDVCIPVANENAFPCHDQVGYNKILDDAKPSSDPDRRHFSSFTYLRVSPHLMERHNFVEFEQFVKKMHGESIRV from the exons ATGGCTTCAGAAATGCATAAGTTAATTGGAACTAGTGAAGAAGATGACGAGGAAGAAATGGAAATGGATGTGAAAGAAGAGGATGGTGATGATGAAGAGAGGCGTAAACATGCTGCTGCTTCTGCTTCAGTAATGGTTGGTTTTGATGGAGGGATGCCAACTAGTAGCAGCAATAATAATCATCAGTTTCAACAGTTACAGCAAGGACAAGAAGTAAGTACCCCAGGTGGAGGAGGAGCTCGTAGGTGTAGGCCACTAGAAGAAAAGGAGAGAACAAAATTAAGGGAGCGGCATAGAAGAGCTATCACTGCGAAAATCTTGGCGGGGTTACGGAGGCATGGGAATTATAATCTTAGAGTTAGGGCTGATATAAATGATGTAATTGCAGCTCTTGCACGGGAAGCTGGTTGGGTTGTTCTTCCAGATGGAACCACTTTTCCCTCAAGATCTCAGCCTCAG GGTTCAAGACATGCTGGTGTCAATTCTACAGTAGCTACTTCATCATCTGGGCATACAGCACCACAGCAAACTGCACCTTCTTCCTTAAGAGGTGGTGCTGCTGGCTATCAGAGTTCTGTGGATTATAATGCAAATAGAATGAAAGGTGTTTATATGCCCTGCTCATCACCGTATGATATTTCCACAAGTGCTCGTTCTCAAACTTCAACTATGGTGGGAGATGGAGGGGAACAATCAGAGAGTCAGCCTCATATTGTTGGCTCCATTGATACCATTGATGACAAGCAG GTTGTTGATATATCTCCAAAGTTATCAGAGCGTGATTATTCTAGCACCCCTTATATTCCAGTTTATGTGATGTTACCA TTAGGTGTTGTTAATATGAAGTGTGAACTGGTTGACCCAGATGGTTTACTAAAGCAGTTAAGGGTACTGAAATCAGTTAATGTGGATGGTGTTGCTGTTGATTGCTGGTGGGGAATTGTGGAGGCACATGCTCCCCAGGAGTATAACTGGAATGGTTACAAGAGACTCTTTCAGATGGTGCGTGAGCTCAAGCTCAAGTTACAG GTTATGATGTCATTCCATGAGTGTGGAGGCAATGTCGGTGATGATGTTTGTATTCCGCTGCCACATTGGGTGGCAGAAATTGGTCGCAACAATCCTGACATCTTTTTCACAGATAGAGAGGGAAGGCGGAATCCTGAATGTCTCTCATGGGGAATAGACAAAGAACGAGTTCTTAGAGGCCGGACAGCTGTTGAG GTATACTTTGATTACATGAGAAGCTTCCGGATAGAATTTAATGAATTCTTTGAAGAAGGTATCATCTCCATGATTCTAGTTGGACTAGGTCCTTGTGGGGAGCTGAGGTACCCTTCTTGTCCAGTTAAGCATGGTTGGAGATATCCCGGCATTGGTGAATTTCAG TGTTATGATCAATATTTGCTAAAAAGTCTGAGGAAGGCAGCCGACGCAAGAGGACACTCCTTTTGGGCTAGAGGACCAGATAATGCAGGTTCTTATAATTCACAGCCCCATGAAACTGGTTTCTTTTGTGATGGGGGTGATTATGATGGCTACTACGGCAGATTCTTCCTTAATTGGTACTCCAAGGTTTTAGTTGATCATGGTGAACGGGTCCTTTCTCTTGCAAAATTGGCTTTTGAAGGCACCTGCATTGCTGCAAAG CTATCAGGTATTCATTGGTGGTACAAGACAGCAAGTCATGCTGCTGAACTGACTGCTGGATTCTATAATTCATGTAATCGTGATGGCTATGCTGCAATTATGTCGATGCTAAGCAAGCATGGGGCTGCTCTGAACTTCACATGTGCTGAACTGCACATGTTAAACCATCATGAAGACTTCCAAGAGGCACTAGCTGATCCTGAGGGGTTAGTTTGGCAA GTGTTGAATGCCGCATGGGATGTGTGCATACCTGTGGCCAATGAAAATGCTTTTCCCTGTCATGATCAAGTAGGCTATAACAAAATTTTAGATGACGCCAAGCCATCATCTGATCCAGACAGAAGACATTTTTCATCATTTACctaccttagggtcagtccacaTCTCATGGAAAGACACAACTTCGTGGAATTTGAACAATTTGTTAAGAAAATGCACG GGGAATCAATTCGAGTATAA
- the LOC133796709 gene encoding beta-amylase 7 isoform X2, translating to MASEMHKLIGTSEEDDEEEMEMDVKEEDGDDEERRKHAAASASVMVGFDGGMPTSSSNNNHQFQQLQQGQEVSTPGGGGARRCRPLEEKERTKLRERHRRAITAKILAGLRRHGNYNLRVRADINDVIAALAREAGWVVLPDGTTFPSRSQPQGSRHAGVNSTVATSSSGHTAPQQTAPSSLRGGAAGYQSSVDYNANRMKGVYMPCSSPYDISTSARSQTSTMVGDGGEQSESQPHIVGSIDTIDDKQVVDISPKLSERDYSSTPYIPVYVMLPLGVVNMKCELVDPDGLLKQLRVLKSVNVDGVAVDCWWGIVEAHAPQEYNWNGYKRLFQMVRELKLKLQVMMSFHECGGNVGDDVCIPLPHWVAEIGRNNPDIFFTDREGRRNPECLSWGIDKERVLRGRTAVEVYFDYMRSFRIEFNEFFEEGIISMILVGLGPCGELRYPSCPVKHGWRYPGIGEFQCYDQYLLKSLRKAADARGHSFWARGPDNAGSYNSQPHETGFFCDGGDYDGYYGRFFLNWYSKVLVDHGERVLSLAKLAFEGTCIAAKVFIGGTRQQVMLLN from the exons ATGGCTTCAGAAATGCATAAGTTAATTGGAACTAGTGAAGAAGATGACGAGGAAGAAATGGAAATGGATGTGAAAGAAGAGGATGGTGATGATGAAGAGAGGCGTAAACATGCTGCTGCTTCTGCTTCAGTAATGGTTGGTTTTGATGGAGGGATGCCAACTAGTAGCAGCAATAATAATCATCAGTTTCAACAGTTACAGCAAGGACAAGAAGTAAGTACCCCAGGTGGAGGAGGAGCTCGTAGGTGTAGGCCACTAGAAGAAAAGGAGAGAACAAAATTAAGGGAGCGGCATAGAAGAGCTATCACTGCGAAAATCTTGGCGGGGTTACGGAGGCATGGGAATTATAATCTTAGAGTTAGGGCTGATATAAATGATGTAATTGCAGCTCTTGCACGGGAAGCTGGTTGGGTTGTTCTTCCAGATGGAACCACTTTTCCCTCAAGATCTCAGCCTCAG GGTTCAAGACATGCTGGTGTCAATTCTACAGTAGCTACTTCATCATCTGGGCATACAGCACCACAGCAAACTGCACCTTCTTCCTTAAGAGGTGGTGCTGCTGGCTATCAGAGTTCTGTGGATTATAATGCAAATAGAATGAAAGGTGTTTATATGCCCTGCTCATCACCGTATGATATTTCCACAAGTGCTCGTTCTCAAACTTCAACTATGGTGGGAGATGGAGGGGAACAATCAGAGAGTCAGCCTCATATTGTTGGCTCCATTGATACCATTGATGACAAGCAG GTTGTTGATATATCTCCAAAGTTATCAGAGCGTGATTATTCTAGCACCCCTTATATTCCAGTTTATGTGATGTTACCA TTAGGTGTTGTTAATATGAAGTGTGAACTGGTTGACCCAGATGGTTTACTAAAGCAGTTAAGGGTACTGAAATCAGTTAATGTGGATGGTGTTGCTGTTGATTGCTGGTGGGGAATTGTGGAGGCACATGCTCCCCAGGAGTATAACTGGAATGGTTACAAGAGACTCTTTCAGATGGTGCGTGAGCTCAAGCTCAAGTTACAG GTTATGATGTCATTCCATGAGTGTGGAGGCAATGTCGGTGATGATGTTTGTATTCCGCTGCCACATTGGGTGGCAGAAATTGGTCGCAACAATCCTGACATCTTTTTCACAGATAGAGAGGGAAGGCGGAATCCTGAATGTCTCTCATGGGGAATAGACAAAGAACGAGTTCTTAGAGGCCGGACAGCTGTTGAG GTATACTTTGATTACATGAGAAGCTTCCGGATAGAATTTAATGAATTCTTTGAAGAAGGTATCATCTCCATGATTCTAGTTGGACTAGGTCCTTGTGGGGAGCTGAGGTACCCTTCTTGTCCAGTTAAGCATGGTTGGAGATATCCCGGCATTGGTGAATTTCAG TGTTATGATCAATATTTGCTAAAAAGTCTGAGGAAGGCAGCCGACGCAAGAGGACACTCCTTTTGGGCTAGAGGACCAGATAATGCAGGTTCTTATAATTCACAGCCCCATGAAACTGGTTTCTTTTGTGATGGGGGTGATTATGATGGCTACTACGGCAGATTCTTCCTTAATTGGTACTCCAAGGTTTTAGTTGATCATGGTGAACGGGTCCTTTCTCTTGCAAAATTGGCTTTTGAAGGCACCTGCATTGCTGCAAAG GTATTCATTGGTGGTACAAGACAGCAAGTCATGCTGCTGAACTGA